TCGCCGTCACCCCGGTTCCGCCGAGCCGCCGCGCGAGCGCGTAGGCGAACATCACGTTCGCGAGCTTGCTCACGGCGTACGCGCGCATCGGCGACCACCCGCGCGTCAGCTGCAGGTCGTCGACCGGGAGGGTGCGCGCGGCCTGGTGCGCGTCCGAGGCGACGACGACCACGCGCGCGTCGCCGGTCGCCGCGCCGGCCGCGCGCAGCGGGTCGAGCAGGAGCGCGGTGAGCAGGAAGTAGGCGACGTGGTTGAGCGCGAGCGTCGCCTCGACGCCGTCGACGGTGAGCTGCCGCGTGTCGAAGATCGCCCCCGCGTTGTTGACGAGCACGTCGAGCCGCGGTGCGCGCGCGCGCACCGCGTCCGCGAGCTGCCGCACGTCCGCCTGCCGCGACAGGTCGGCCTGGAGCACCTCGGCCGACCCGCCGCGCCCGGACGCGGCGGCACGCGCCCGCACCTCGCGCAGCGCGTCCTCCCCGCGCGCCCGGTCGCGGGCGACGAGGAGGACGCGGTCGCCGCGCTCGGCCAGCGCGGCCGCGGTGGCGCGGCCGATGCCGCCGGTCGCGCCGGTGACGAGGACGGTCCGCTCGGTCGGGCGGTCCGTCACGCGATGAGCATCGCGGCCGGGTCTTCCATCAACTCCTTGACGCGCACGAGGAAGAGCACCGCCTGCTGCCCGTCGATGAGCCGGTGGTCGTAGGAGAGCGCGACGTACATCATCGGGCGGATCACGACCTGGCCGCCGACCGCCACCGGCCGGTCCTGCGTCTTGTGCAGGCCGAGGATGCCGACCTGTGGGTAGTTGATGATCGGCGTCGAGATGAGCGAGCCGAAGACGCCGCCGTTCGTGATCGTGAACGTGCCGCCGGTGAGGTCGTCCATCGTGAGCTTGCCGTCGCGGGCGCGCTTGGCGATCGCGACGATGTCGCGGCTCACGTCGAGGACGCCCTTGGCCTGCGCGTCCTTGATGTTGGGCACCACGAGGCCGGCGTCGCTCGCGACGGCGATCCCCATGTTGACGTAGTTGTGGTAGACGATGCTGTCGCCGTCGATGCTCGCGTTGACGAGCGGGTACTGCTGCAGCGCCATCACCGCGGCCTTGACGAAGAACGGCATGAAGGAGAGGCGCACGCCCTGCTCCTTCTCGACGCGCTCGCGCACGCGCTCGCGGAGCGCGGTCACGGCGCTCATGTCGATCTCGTTGAACGTCGTGAGGTGCGCGGTCTGCTGCTGCGAGGCGAGCAGGTTCTCGGCGATGCGGCGCCGGCGCGTCGTCATCTTCTCGCGCGTCTCGCGGGCGCCGTTGCCGTTCGCCGCGGCGGGGGCGAACACCGGCGCGGGCGCGGGGGCCGGTGCGGGCGGCGGGGGGGCCGGTCGCGGGGACGCGGCCGGTTGCGCGGCGGGCGCCGGCGCGGCGGCGGGTGTGGCCGCCATCGCGTGCACGACGTCTGGCTTGCTCACGACGCCGCCGCGGCCGGTGCCGGGGACGGTGCCGATGTTCAGCCCCGACTCGGCCGCGAGGCGCTGCGCGGCGGGCGACGCGCGGACCTCCGCGGCGGGTGCGGCCACAGGGCTCGGCGGCGGCGCCGGGGTCGGCGCCGCGGGGGTGGCCGGCGCGGGAGTCGGCGCGCTCGGCTGCGCGGTCGTGGCGCCCGCCGCGGCCTTATCGTCGATCTCGCCCAGCTGCTCGTCGACGTTCACGACGTCGCCTTCCTGCTTCAGCCGCTTCGTGAGCACGCCGGCGCCGAGCGCGGGCACCTCGACGGTGATCTTGTCCGTCTCGAGCTCGA
This is a stretch of genomic DNA from Gemmatimonadetes bacterium T265. It encodes these proteins:
- a CDS encoding retinol dehydrogenase, with protein sequence MTDRPTERTVLVTGATGGIGRATAAALAERGDRVLLVARDRARGEDALREVRARAAASGRGGSAEVLQADLSRQADVRQLADAVRARAPRLDVLVNNAGAIFDTRQLTVDGVEATLALNHVAYFLLTALLLDPLRAAGAATGDARVVVVASDAHQAARTLPVDDLQLTRGWSPMRAYAVSKLANVMFAYALARRLGGTGVTANALHPGVIASGFAVGAEGATGLMFKLARPFMTSPNKGARTSVYLASDPAIRGATGGYYKKQRARRSSGPSYDVAVQEALWAATEGMVGR
- the aceF gene encoding dihydrolipoyllysine-residue succinyltransferase component of 2-oxoglutarate dehydrogenase complex: MIAIKVPPLGESIVEATISRWLKGEGDTVSAGETLIELETDKITVEVPALGAGVLTKRLKQEGDVVNVDEQLGEIDDKAAAGATTAQPSAPTPAPATPAAPTPAPPPSPVAAPAAEVRASPAAQRLAAESGLNIGTVPGTGRGGVVSKPDVVHAMAATPAAAPAPAAQPAASPRPAPPPPAPAPAPAPVFAPAAANGNGARETREKMTTRRRRIAENLLASQQQTAHLTTFNEIDMSAVTALRERVRERVEKEQGVRLSFMPFFVKAAVMALQQYPLVNASIDGDSIVYHNYVNMGIAVASDAGLVVPNIKDAQAKGVLDVSRDIVAIAKRARDGKLTMDDLTGGTFTITNGGVFGSLISTPIINYPQVGILGLHKTQDRPVAVGGQVVIRPMMYVALSYDHRLIDGQQAVLFLVRVKELMEDPAAMLIA